In a genomic window of Punica granatum isolate Tunisia-2019 chromosome 6, ASM765513v2, whole genome shotgun sequence:
- the LOC116209905 gene encoding uncharacterized protein LOC116209905: MAGTASSSQSQPDSHPRRPVCSSCSKPVQTCLCARIRCPGLDNSVAVTVLQHSLEKKHPLNSTRIVKLGLKNATVATLHDVNFDARFSIWFLGKESEVGLAQKGVDCTDSGQEVEIKNAQRQELGFLDGVSSRAEDIGESEIDMRSVQCPEAKNPPLVDRDEFSPGGWNPKGGDRIARDSELLLNYGELVINIFMGRKGVISSIEHTLKADIHQEERLNKDDILAPELARNLFLKGFVVRKLQRRQVNPSLEEVEECEEFELAIPAGSVLLFPTKDAVSVDELRARDFEVKNLIVLDGTWLKARRMYSENPWLRFLPHLKLDPQVRSLYREVRSQPKAGCLSTLESIVYTLKALGDDCSDDLDNLLEVFGSMVEDQRRCKHERLNKASRSTME, encoded by the coding sequence ATGGCGGGGACGGCGAGTTCGTCTCAATCTCAGCCCGACTCCCACCCGAGGCGACCCGTTTGCTCGTCTTGCTCGAAACCCGTGCAGACCTGCCTCTGCGCTCGGATCCGTTGTCCGGGCCTCGACAACTCCGTCGCCGTCACTGTCCTTCAGCACAGCCTGGAGAAGAAGCACCCTTTGAACTCCACCAGAATCGTCAAGTTAGGGCTCAAAAATGCGACCGTCGCGACACTTCACGATGTTAACTTTGATGCCCGGTTCTCTATCTGGTTTCTCGGGAAGGAATCTGAAGTGGGTCTGGCTCAGAAGGGCGTCGATTGTACGGATTCGGGCCAAGAAGTGGAAATCAAGAACGCCCAGAGGCAGGAACTTGGGTTTCTTGATGGTGTGAGCTCAAGAGCAGAAGATATCGGCGAATCGGAAATCGATATGAGGTCTGTTCAGTGCCCAGAAGCTAAAAACCCACCCTTAGTTGACAGAGATGAGTTCAGTCCGGGTGGATGGAATCCTAAAGGCGGTGATCGAATAGCTCGAGATTCGGAATTACTATTGAATTACGGAGAACTGgtcattaatattttcatgGGCAGGAAGGGGGTGATTAGCTCCATAGAACACACATTAAAGGCTGACATTCATCAGGAGGAGAGGCTGAATAAAGATGACATTCTAGCACCAGAACTCGCCCGTAATCTTTTCTTGAAAGGATTCGTAGTGAGGAAGTTGCAGAGGAGGCAAGTGAATCCGAGCTTGGAGGAAGTGGAAGAGTGTGAGGAGTTCGAACTCGCCATTCCTGCTGGTTCAGTGCTTCTATTCCCGACGAAAGATGCTGTGTCCGTTGATGAGCTCAGAGCCAGGGACTTTGAGGTGAAGAATCTGATCGTATTGGATGGGACGTGGCTTAAGGCAAGGAGGATGTACAGCGAAAATCCGTGGCTGAGGTTTCTGCCACATTTGAAGTTGGATCCTCAGGTGAGGAGTCTATACAGAGAAGTGAGAAGTCAGCCCAAGGCCGGTTGTTTGTCAACCCTCGAGAGCATTGTATATACTTTGAAGGCACTGGGGGATGATTGCTCAGACGATCTGGATAATCTCTTGGAAGTGTTTGGGTCCATGGTTGAAGATCAGAGGCGGTGCAAGCACGAGAGATTAAATAAAGCTTCTCGTAGTACCATGGAATAG